The Halalkalicoccus subterraneus genome contains the following window.
TCTTCACGGCGTTTTACGCGGTGGGCTACATGCGCGGGCTCGACGAGCCCAACCAGACGCGCTTTTTCGCCGCGTTCGCGATGAGCCTCTCGACGGCGCTGGGCATCGCCTTCGCCCAGAACCTCGTGACGATCTTCGTCTTCTACGAGCTACTGTCGGTGTCGACCTACCCGCTGGTGGCTCACGACGAGGACCGCGAGGCGCGCATCGCCGGGCGCAAGTACGTCGCCTACACCTTCTTCGGCGGCGGCGTACTCGTGCTCGCCGGGACGGTGCTGGTCTTTCAGATGGCCGGCACCGTCGACTTCGCCGCGGGCGGCATCCCGGCGCTCGCAGAAGCGGCCGGTGCCGACCCGTGGTTCGCCCGCCTCGCGTTCGGCCTCCTGGTCGCGGGCTTCGGCGTGAAGGCCGCGCTGATGCCGGTCCACTCGTGGCTCGCCGACGCGATGGTCGCGCCGACGCCCGTTTCGGGACTGCTACACGCGGTCGCGGTCGTCAAGTCGGGTGCCTTCGGCATCTCGCGGGTGATCCTCGACGTCTACGGACCCGACCTCGCTGCGGATCTGGGTGTGCACATCCCGCTGGCGATCGTCGCGGCCTTCACCCTGACTGCGGCCTCGATCATCGCGCTGCGGAAGGACCACCTCAAGCGTCGGCTCGCCTACTCGACGACCGCACAGCTCTCGTACATCGTGCTGGGGCTGTCGATGCTCCATCCGTATGCGATCCTCGGCGGGCTCTTTCACATCCCCGCCCACGCGTTCTGTAAGCTCACGCTGTTCTTCTGTGCGGGGTCGATCCACGTCGAGACCCACACCGACTACATCAGCGAGATGGCCGGCATCGGCAAACGGATGCCGTTCACGATGGCCGCCTTCACCGTCGGAGCCGCCGGAATGGCCGGCATTCCCCTCGTTGCTGGCTTCGTCAGCAAGTACTACATGCTGATCGGCGGGCTCGGCGCGGGCGGCATCGGCGTTATCGGTGCGGAAAGCGCGACGATGAGCCCGCTGATGGGGACGGTCTTCTCGGGCTCGCTGATCGTCAGCGGCCTGCTCAACATCGCGTACTTCTGGCCGGTCGTCTATACGGCCTACTTCGAGAGCGAAAACGCCCACGACGCCAAACCCCTACTGGAGTTCCCCATGGGCGGGAAACCCGAATCCTACGGCGTTTCGGTCGGTCGGCTCACGGACGGGGGACGGCCCGATGACGACGCGAACCGCGGGCAGGGCTACGCGGTCGATCAGTTCCCGAGCGACCACGCCGGTGCTGACGACCACGAACCCGCTGATCATGACGACCACGACCACCACCACGGCGGCCCGCCCGCCGAGGGCTGGGAGCGCCGGAGCCCCTGGACCGAAAGCACATGGCTGATGATGGTTCCGATCGGGCTGATCGCGACCGGCGCGGTCGTCCTCGGGGTCGTTCCGGGCCAGGCGGTGTTCTTCGATCTGGCGCGCTACATCGTCGAGACGGTCACCGGGGTGGTGGTCCCATGAGCCCCGTCGACCTGCTCTCGGCGGTTCCACCCGCACTACCGATCGTGCTCGCGGCCCTCGTCGTGGCGGTCGTTCCCCGAACGGCGGGCTACGCCGTCGGTGCGCTCGCGACGATCTACCTGTTCGCCGTCGCGCTGCTCACGTCACCCGGGGAGTACCTCTCGGTGCTCTTCTTGGGCTTCGACGCCCAACTGTTGGTCGTCGACGACTTCTCTCGGCTGTTGGGACTGGGCTTTGGCTTCCTCGGGACCGCCGCGGTGGCGTACGCCGCCTCGACCGGCCTGCCGAAGTCGACGATGGCGTTCGTCCTCTCGTATATCGCTTCGGTGGCGGGCGTGATCTTCGCGGGCGACTGGCTCACGCTGCTGTTCTTCTGGGAGCTGATGGCCGTCACGAGCACGGTCGTCGTCTGGGCCTACGGCGGCGACGCCGTCCGGGCGGGCTTTCGGTACGCCATCGCCCACGGCACCGGCGGTGTACTACTCATTTGGGCGGTCGCCTGGCACTACGTCGAGACGGGCAGCCTCGCGCTTGAGGGCGGCATCGCCCCCGGCGCGCCCGCGTTGCTCGCGGTGTTGGGGATCGGCATCAACTGCGCCTTCATCGGACTCCACACCTGGCTGCCCGACACCTACAAGCGCCCCCACATCGCCGCCTCGGTGTTCCTCTCGGTGTTCACCACGAAGAGTTCGGCGTACGTCCTCTATCAGGCGTTCCCCGACGGTCACCTCTACATCGCCTACATGGGCGGTCTGATGGCCGTCTACGGGGCGACCTTCGCGCTACTTCAACACGACATGCGCGCGCTGCTGTCCTACCACATTCAGGCCCAACTGGGCTACATCGTCGCCGGGATCGGGATCGGCAGCGCCATGGGGATCGCCGGCGCGATGGCCCACCTGTTCAACAACGTCCTGTTCAAGGCGCTTCTGTTCATGGCCGTCGGCGTCATCATCTATCGAACGGGAGAGGAGGACCTCTACGAGCTGGGCGGGCTGTGGCGCGAGATGCCCCTGACGGCTCTCGGTTACCTGTTCGGGGCGCTCTCGATCACGGCGATCCCGGGGTTCAACGGGTTCATCAGCAAGGGAATGATCCTCGACGCCGCCGACCCGCACTACTACGGCGCACCCGAGTACGAGGCGCTGTACTGGTTGCTCATGGCCGGGGCGGTCGGGACCCTTCTGTCGTTCATCAAACTGGGCTACTACGCCTTCCTCCACGGGCCGGCGACGACCGACGTGAAGGACGCCAAACTCGGCCAGACGGTGGGGATGCTCTCGGTCGGCGCCGTCTGTCTCGGGGTCGGGATCGCCTGGCCCACGTTCGTCGAGTTGCTGCCGTTTTCGGCCCAACTCGACCTGCATCCCTACAGCCCGGGGCACCTGACCGACTCCGCGTTGCTAGTAGCTATCGCAGTGATCGGCTTCGTGCTCATCAGAAAGCCCCTCTCGGCGCTCGGGCACGTCCCCGACGTCGACCGGGTGCTCAACCCGCTGGTCTTCTACACCGGCCGGGTGAGCGTGCTCGCAGTCACGGGGACGTTCGCCGCGGTCGACCGCGCCGCGGTGGGGTTCGTCCGCAGGTGTTACTGGATCGGCACCAATCCCGTCCTGGCGGTCGGCCGGGTCACGCGGCGGCTCCCGATCGACGGCGGCCGGCGAACGACGGACGACGGTTCGGGATCCGTCTCGGAACGCCGGCCGGACGGCGGGCACGGAACGGCCGCCGACAGCGATCCGTCCCGACTCTACCTCCGGGCGACCATCGGCGGGACGATCATGCTGATCGTCATGGCACTGACGATCGTGCTGTTCGTGCTGGTCTTCCTCTAGGATCTTTTTCTCGTCGGGTTCGCGCTTTGGCGAACCGCTCCGAGCGAAACACTCCTCGAAAAAGGCCGCTCACTCTCTCCCTACGGTCGTTCGCTTGCGGTCCGCCCCCGCCACCACACCGCTACCGTTCCCCCCATACTTTATTCGACCCCACAGCAACGATACCGTCAATGCCAGCCGAACCACCCGAGGAGGGCGATACCTATACCCACGAGCGCACGTTCACAGACGAGGACGTCAAGCAGTTCGGCGAGCTCTCGGGCGATACCCAGTCCATCCACACCGACCCCGACGAGGACGGACGGTTGATCGTTCAAGGTCTGCTCACGGCGACGATTCCCACGAAGATCGGTGGGGACCAGGAGTTCATCGCCCGGACGATGGAGTACGACTTCCGTCGGCCGGTCCATACGGGCGAACGGATCACCTGCGAGTGGACGACCGAGACGGTCACCGAACGCGAGGACCGCTACGAGGCGACTGGGAGGGCGGTCTGTCGGAACGAGGAGGATGGAGTGGTTCTGTCCGGCCATTTCGAGGGACTCGTTCGGAAGTGAGAAGGCAGGACCGGCAGGTTTTACTGACGGATCGAGTAGATACGACATGGATCAGTTGCGCCGGTCGCTTCAGGACGCGCCCATCATCGAGAAGGACGGCTATCACTACTTCGTCCATCCCATCAGCGACGGTGTGCCGATGCTCGAGCCGAGCCTCCTGCGCGAGATCGTCATTAGGATCATCCGCAAGGCCCAATTGGAGGACGTCGACAAGATCGTGACCCCTGCGGCGATGGGGATCCATATCTCGACTGCGGTCTCGCTGATGACGGACATCCCCCTCGTCGTGATTCGAAAGCGCCAGTACGGTTTGGAGGGGGAGGTCGCGCTCTTCCAGGAGACGGGCTACTCGGAGAACCAGATGTACATCAACGACGTCGAGGCCGGCGACCGCGTGCTCGTTCTCGACGACGTCCTCAGCACCGGCGGTACCCTGAAAGCGATCACCGAGGCGTTGGGCGATATCGGCGCGGAGGTCGAGGACGTGATCGCGGTCATCAAGAAGGTCGGCGGGGAGAACAAACTCGACGAGTCACCC
Protein-coding sequences here:
- a CDS encoding proton-conducting transporter transmembrane domain-containing protein; translated protein: MVEVASIRPLLAVLVSFLAAGMIVASYRYPNVRDSWSVIAALTKFGIVASMLPGVLDGTIYVWSFGTFVPGVEFALRADPLGMVFALLASFLWVFTAFYAVGYMRGLDEPNQTRFFAAFAMSLSTALGIAFAQNLVTIFVFYELLSVSTYPLVAHDEDREARIAGRKYVAYTFFGGGVLVLAGTVLVFQMAGTVDFAAGGIPALAEAAGADPWFARLAFGLLVAGFGVKAALMPVHSWLADAMVAPTPVSGLLHAVAVVKSGAFGISRVILDVYGPDLAADLGVHIPLAIVAAFTLTAASIIALRKDHLKRRLAYSTTAQLSYIVLGLSMLHPYAILGGLFHIPAHAFCKLTLFFCAGSIHVETHTDYISEMAGIGKRMPFTMAAFTVGAAGMAGIPLVAGFVSKYYMLIGGLGAGGIGVIGAESATMSPLMGTVFSGSLIVSGLLNIAYFWPVVYTAYFESENAHDAKPLLEFPMGGKPESYGVSVGRLTDGGRPDDDANRGQGYAVDQFPSDHAGADDHEPADHDDHDHHHGGPPAEGWERRSPWTESTWLMMVPIGLIATGAVVLGVVPGQAVFFDLARYIVETVTGVVVP
- a CDS encoding Na(+)/H(+) antiporter subunit D, which codes for MSPVDLLSAVPPALPIVLAALVVAVVPRTAGYAVGALATIYLFAVALLTSPGEYLSVLFLGFDAQLLVVDDFSRLLGLGFGFLGTAAVAYAASTGLPKSTMAFVLSYIASVAGVIFAGDWLTLLFFWELMAVTSTVVVWAYGGDAVRAGFRYAIAHGTGGVLLIWAVAWHYVETGSLALEGGIAPGAPALLAVLGIGINCAFIGLHTWLPDTYKRPHIAASVFLSVFTTKSSAYVLYQAFPDGHLYIAYMGGLMAVYGATFALLQHDMRALLSYHIQAQLGYIVAGIGIGSAMGIAGAMAHLFNNVLFKALLFMAVGVIIYRTGEEDLYELGGLWREMPLTALGYLFGALSITAIPGFNGFISKGMILDAADPHYYGAPEYEALYWLLMAGAVGTLLSFIKLGYYAFLHGPATTDVKDAKLGQTVGMLSVGAVCLGVGIAWPTFVELLPFSAQLDLHPYSPGHLTDSALLVAIAVIGFVLIRKPLSALGHVPDVDRVLNPLVFYTGRVSVLAVTGTFAAVDRAAVGFVRRCYWIGTNPVLAVGRVTRRLPIDGGRRTTDDGSGSVSERRPDGGHGTAADSDPSRLYLRATIGGTIMLIVMALTIVLFVLVFL
- a CDS encoding MaoC/PaaZ C-terminal domain-containing protein, with amino-acid sequence MPAEPPEEGDTYTHERTFTDEDVKQFGELSGDTQSIHTDPDEDGRLIVQGLLTATIPTKIGGDQEFIARTMEYDFRRPVHTGERITCEWTTETVTEREDRYEATGRAVCRNEEDGVVLSGHFEGLVRK
- the hpt gene encoding hypoxanthine/guanine phosphoribosyltransferase — translated: MDQLRRSLQDAPIIEKDGYHYFVHPISDGVPMLEPSLLREIVIRIIRKAQLEDVDKIVTPAAMGIHISTAVSLMTDIPLVVIRKRQYGLEGEVALFQETGYSENQMYINDVEAGDRVLVLDDVLSTGGTLKAITEALGDIGAEVEDVIAVIKKVGGENKLDESPYSVKTLINVDVVDGEVVIVDEQGDD